A genomic region of Polynucleobacter necessarius contains the following coding sequences:
- a CDS encoding alpha/beta hydrolase — translation MFAHLAGMKKFSAEKTLLYVHGSTYPAETAFDLTLGGTSWMEYMASHGYDVWLVDLRGYGKSTRPPEMDQPADQNPPIVRTDVAVREVSSAVDYILKNSRRLV, via the coding sequence ATGTTCGCACATTTAGCAGGCATGAAGAAGTTTTCAGCTGAAAAGACCCTGCTTTATGTTCACGGCTCTACCTACCCAGCAGAAACTGCCTTTGATTTAACTTTGGGCGGAACCTCTTGGATGGAGTACATGGCATCACATGGGTATGACGTTTGGTTGGTAGATCTGCGTGGCTATGGAAAATCGACAAGACCTCCGGAGATGGATCAACCTGCAGATCAAAATCCTCCGATTGTCAGAACCGATGTTGCCGTAAGAGAGGTATCTAGTGCAGTTGATTACATTCTCAAAAATTCCAGAAGGTTGGTTTGA
- the thiS gene encoding sulfur carrier protein ThiS, which yields MRVIVNQVEYEVPSQSVISDALALIDAKPPYAVAVNMNFVPKTKHSEFALNENDQIEVIAPVTGG from the coding sequence ATGCGCGTAATTGTGAATCAGGTCGAATATGAAGTTCCAAGCCAGAGCGTGATCTCTGACGCACTGGCATTAATTGATGCCAAACCGCCGTACGCTGTAGCGGTAAATATGAATTTCGTACCCAAGACCAAGCATTCAGAATTTGCGCTTAATGAAAATGACCAAATCGAAGTGATTGCCCCGGTCACTGGCGGCTAA
- a CDS encoding peptidase U32 family protein, with translation MKKIPELLAPAGSLSMLRTAFDFGADAIYAGQPRYSLRVRSNDFGKIEVLKQGIDTAHDLGKKFYLVSNLLPHGGKTRTYIKDMDPVIALKPDALIMSDPGLIMMAREAWPDMPIHLSVQANTVNGASAKFWRSVGISRVILSRELSFDEIEEVRQDCPETELEVFVHGALCIAYSGRCLLSGYMSHRDSNQGACTNACRWNYKVKPGQQTTSGDVVLLQEARRPDDLMPMEEDEHGTYIMNSKDLRAVEHIERLTKMGVDSFKIEGRTKSPYYVSRTVQAYRSAIDDAVAGRPFNTTLLGNLEGLANRGYTDGFYERHHDKEYQLYMRGHSLSGRSLYVGETLDIDPTSGRVKVDVKNRFSVGDKIEIIEPQGNKDLVLEKMWNMSGEPIDVAPGSGHFVWLELPMQSKHAFIARYTHEPAPVEACSSCSE, from the coding sequence ATGAAAAAAATTCCAGAACTTCTAGCCCCTGCAGGCAGCCTTTCGATGCTCCGCACTGCCTTTGACTTTGGCGCCGATGCGATTTATGCCGGGCAGCCTAGATATTCATTACGCGTTCGCAGTAACGATTTTGGCAAGATCGAGGTCCTCAAACAAGGAATCGATACCGCGCATGATCTAGGTAAAAAGTTTTACCTGGTTTCTAATTTATTGCCACATGGTGGTAAGACGCGCACCTATATCAAAGATATGGATCCAGTGATTGCATTAAAGCCTGATGCCTTGATCATGTCTGACCCTGGTTTGATCATGATGGCAAGAGAGGCATGGCCAGATATGCCTATTCACTTATCCGTTCAAGCTAATACCGTAAATGGCGCCTCTGCAAAATTCTGGAGATCCGTTGGTATTAGCCGCGTGATTTTGTCTCGTGAGCTTTCATTTGATGAAATCGAAGAGGTTCGCCAAGATTGTCCTGAAACGGAATTAGAAGTATTTGTCCATGGCGCTTTGTGCATTGCCTATTCTGGTCGCTGCCTACTATCTGGCTATATGTCTCACCGAGATTCTAATCAAGGCGCATGTACCAATGCTTGTCGCTGGAATTACAAAGTAAAACCTGGTCAACAAACGACCAGTGGCGATGTTGTATTGCTTCAAGAGGCTCGTAGGCCTGATGATTTAATGCCAATGGAAGAGGATGAGCACGGCACTTACATCATGAACTCCAAGGATTTGCGTGCAGTCGAACATATTGAGCGCCTTACTAAGATGGGTGTTGATTCATTTAAGATTGAAGGTCGCACCAAGTCCCCTTACTACGTATCTAGGACGGTTCAAGCCTATCGTTCAGCGATTGATGATGCTGTTGCTGGTAGACCTTTTAATACAACCCTGCTTGGAAACTTAGAGGGTCTTGCTAATCGTGGCTATACCGATGGCTTTTATGAGCGTCATCACGATAAAGAGTATCAGCTCTACATGAGAGGTCACTCTCTTTCTGGCAGAAGTTTGTATGTTGGTGAAACGCTGGATATAGATCCCACATCTGGTCGCGTCAAAGTCGACGTTAAGAATCGTTTCTCAGTTGGCGACAAGATTGAAATCATTGAGCCACAAGGTAACAAGGATTTAGTCCTGGAGAAGATGTGGAATATGAGTGGTGAACCGATTGATGTAGCGCCAGGTTCAGGGCATTTTGTTTGGCTTGAGTTGCCGATGCAAAGCAAGCACGCCTTTATTGCGCGTTACACGCATGAACCCGCGCCTGTAGAAGCCTGCTCTTCTTGTAGCGAATAG
- the thiE gene encoding thiamine phosphate synthase, whose protein sequence is MSLIRDLADQIVAAHRNEDLCIPIPTYTLTSPPPKIDNESAVDHYELAGALASIEMGFIESDAKVLGKAWSRMAQHDGGFNPFKWPDRPEHFDLLPWTRNMNPKAFPECPKRLGLYGVMPDADWVKRMVDAEIPTVQLRLKSEDKSKIRKQIKEAVAAVKDSKTLLFIDDYWQEAINAEAYGVHLGQEDLELADLEEIHEAGLRLGLSTHDYAELVYADRICPSYIAMGAVFPTNLKKMPTAPQGLGRLYKYAKLMSHYPLVAIGGIDQDSIHAVSRSGVGSVAVVRAITQAKDPKAAVKHPQELMRA, encoded by the coding sequence ATGAGTTTGATACGCGACCTTGCCGATCAAATTGTTGCAGCCCATCGCAATGAAGATTTGTGCATTCCGATTCCAACTTACACACTGACATCCCCGCCACCCAAAATTGATAATGAATCTGCAGTTGATCATTACGAACTCGCTGGCGCATTAGCCAGCATTGAGATGGGCTTTATTGAATCCGACGCCAAAGTGCTTGGTAAGGCGTGGTCCAGAATGGCCCAGCATGATGGTGGCTTTAATCCATTTAAATGGCCTGACAGACCTGAACATTTTGACTTACTGCCTTGGACTCGCAATATGAACCCCAAGGCTTTTCCTGAATGTCCAAAACGCTTGGGGCTCTATGGTGTGATGCCTGATGCAGATTGGGTGAAGCGCATGGTTGACGCTGAGATTCCGACCGTGCAATTGCGCCTTAAGTCAGAAGATAAATCCAAGATACGCAAACAAATTAAAGAGGCTGTAGCGGCCGTTAAAGATAGCAAGACCCTGCTCTTTATTGATGACTATTGGCAAGAGGCTATTAATGCCGAAGCCTATGGCGTTCATCTCGGCCAAGAAGATTTAGAGTTAGCAGATTTAGAAGAAATACATGAAGCCGGCCTAAGGCTTGGCCTAAGTACACACGACTATGCAGAGCTAGTCTATGCAGATCGCATTTGCCCAAGCTATATTGCAATGGGCGCAGTCTTTCCAACTAATCTCAAGAAGATGCCAACGGCACCGCAAGGATTAGGACGTCTATACAAATACGCCAAGTTAATGAGTCACTACCCATTGGTGGCTATTGGCGGCATTGACCAAGATAGCATTCATGCTGTGAGCAGGAGTGGCGTTGGTTCAGTGGCCGTAGTTCGAGCCATTACACAAGCTAAAGATCCTAAAGCGGCTGTTAAGCACCCACAAGAATTGATGCGCGCTTAA
- a CDS encoding thiazole synthase codes for MTAPLPNNLNSANALVLYGESFASRRLLLGTSRYPSPQVLGNAVQASNPAMITVSLRRQGSATAEAHSGFWDLLKKMAVPVLPNTAGCHSPQEVIATARMAREVFETDWIKLELIGDDYTLQPDTLRLVQTAEILIKAGFKVLPYCTEDLILCQRLVDVGCQAVMPWAAPISTTGQGPLNPYAMKLLCDRLKVPLLVDAGLGLPSHACTVMEWGFDGVLLNTAVALSDDPVVMAKAFSMAVDAGRSAYLSGAMKPQASAQASTPLVGTPFWHQS; via the coding sequence ATGACTGCTCCACTTCCAAACAATCTCAATAGCGCTAACGCCTTAGTGCTCTATGGTGAAAGCTTTGCTAGTCGTCGCTTACTTCTAGGAACTTCTCGCTATCCATCGCCACAGGTTCTGGGGAACGCAGTACAGGCATCCAATCCCGCCATGATTACCGTGAGCTTACGACGTCAAGGTAGCGCGACAGCTGAAGCGCATAGTGGTTTTTGGGATCTATTAAAGAAGATGGCTGTTCCGGTATTGCCAAACACTGCTGGATGCCATAGCCCGCAAGAAGTAATTGCTACTGCACGGATGGCGCGCGAAGTATTTGAAACGGATTGGATTAAGTTAGAACTCATCGGTGACGACTACACCTTACAACCAGATACATTGCGATTGGTGCAAACTGCTGAAATTTTAATTAAAGCTGGTTTTAAGGTTTTGCCTTACTGCACAGAAGATTTGATTTTATGCCAACGACTTGTCGATGTTGGCTGCCAAGCTGTAATGCCTTGGGCCGCCCCCATTAGTACTACTGGGCAAGGCCCTTTAAATCCCTATGCCATGAAACTCTTGTGTGACCGCTTAAAGGTTCCGCTCTTGGTAGATGCTGGTCTTGGCCTACCTTCTCATGCTTGCACTGTAATGGAATGGGGCTTTGATGGTGTACTACTCAATACTGCCGTAGCATTATCCGATGATCCTGTTGTGATGGCAAAAGCCTTTTCTATGGCAGTAGATGCCGGTCGCTCTGCTTATCTATCTGGCGCCATGAAGCCACAAGCATCTGCTCAAGCCAGCACTCCATTGGTAGGCACCCCTTTTTGGCACCAAAGCTAA